The sequence GTATCTGTTCTTCATTCGCTCATCTCCCTttgtcatcccctcccctctctttctatcttctatgtgtctatctaacgggcctctctatctatcttcctccctctctctctctatgcatgtatgtatgtatgcatctattcatctaccttctttctttctttgttactctctctctctctctctctctctctctctctctctctctctctctctctctctctctctctctctctctctctctctctctctctctctcgaccccaaCCTTTGcagtatacacgtgtgtgtgtgtatgtctgtgtgtgtgtgtgaatcctctgtctacctacctgagtatatgtgtatctgtttgtttgtgtgcatttgtctactcgtttgtgtgtgtttgtctatttgtctgtttgtctgtcagactgactgactgactgactgctctctctctctctatctctctctctcaatctctctctctctctctatctctctctctctctctctctctctttctttctttctttctttctctctctctctctctctctctctctctctctctctctctctctctctctctcactctctctctccctctctctctctctctctctctctctctctttctctctttctctttctctctccctctctctctctcgaccccaaCCTTTACAGGACACAGCAAATAGCagtatacacgtgcacacacaccctCATGTGCACACAGCCTCTTTTAAATTGTTTCCGTATACGAAATATTGATCAGCTTAGCACTTAAatttgtgtatgaatttatgatcATGTACATCAGTTGACACAAATGAATAATCTATGCCATGGGAGTAATTCATATTGAATTTCCCGAAACAGATAGTAGAAATTAACCTACAGCTGATCTTTTGAATACGTGACCCTTGTTAAATTCATTAATTATTGGTTTGGGTCATTATATCTTTTtaagatcgtttttttttcttacagacaTCTATCTGTAATTTATGCAGCGAAGGGAATGTCAGAGTACTGAAATAGATAACAGCCTTAAAGCTATAATTGGTCTTTTATACAAAGATTTTACAGAATcttgaaaaacaaacacacacatacacacacacactgtatatgtaaaaaaggagagagtgagagagtgagagagttcttcatcagacaaaaaccgaaatggatccatttcggtttttgtctgatgagagACTCGCGaatagttcgaaacgtcacgcttatttttaattctcattgtggctagtttcattttcatttttgtgttcacgtgactgtgttttttttttttttgactttgacacgtttattgagacaaaagtaagattacatctcaaaaggagtgcttgtgttcatagcagtatacacgtgtgtgtgtgtgtgtgtgtgtgtgtgtgtgtgtgcgtgcgtgcgtgcgtgcgtgcgtgtgtgtgtgtgtgtgtgtgtgtgtgtgtgtgtgtgtgtgtgtgtgtgtgtgtgtgtgtgtgtgtgtgtcctcccctctcgttgtctgtctacctacctgagtatatgtgtatctgtttgtttgtgtgcatttgtctactcgtttgtgtgtgtttgtctatttctgtttgtctgtcagacagacagactgactgactgactgactgactgactgactgactgactgactgactgactgactgactgactgactgactgactgactgactgactgatctctctctctctctctctctctctctctctctctctctctctctctctctctctctctctctttctctttctctttctctttctctttctctctctctttctctctttctctctttctctctccctctctctctctcgaccccaaCCTTTGCAGGACACAGCAAATACCagtatacacgtgcacacacaccctCATGTGCACACAGCCTCTTTTAAATTGTTTCCGTATACGAAATATTGATCAGCTTAGTActtaaatatgtgtatgaatttatgatcATGTACATCAGTTACAAATGAATAATCTATGCCATGGGAGGAATTCATATTGAATTTCCCGAAACAGATAGTAGAAATTAACCTACAGCTGATCTCTTGAATACGTGACCCTTGTTAAATTCATTAATTATTGGTTTGGGTCATTATATCTTTTTAAGATAAAACAGGAGAGACTAATgaatcagagaagagagaaagaacaagtgagaataaataaaattattttcaaTTTGCTGAACACGAAAGTACGATTCTCGCAAAGGGTCTTGGTGATATGTACATGTGTTCAGGTCTCGATCTGGTGAGATAAAGTCTTATATGGTTGAGACATAGCGTCTTGTGTTACTTATACAAAACAGATCTatcatttatatttgaatatagtaacgctagagaaagagagagagagagagagagagagagagagagagagagagagagagtgagagtgagagtgagagagacagagagagagacagagacagagagaagagaagagaagaaaacatgaacaatagagacgaaatgaggagagaagagagagaatttgatgAATATCTGCcccattataaataataatagtaaaagatagACGTCAAGTAACCCAATGCAATATTCCGGTATTAATCTGGCTGTTtaaagtcatttgagaatagcaTACATGTTTTACTTTCTTAGTATGAAGGCTAACGtggttatatttatttacattgccTAATGGTTTAGTTCGTGCTGTCGTATTATAGAGTCTTGCTCTTATCCAGACATAATTCGTATAACAGCATTTCATGTTTCATTGAGGTTTATATATACTGAGCTGCCCATAGTTCCTTAAAAAATTATGTCAACGCGAATCTCAAAGGGCATGTGCAATATGTTTTAGCAATATTTTGACGGCTGACCATAAAATTGTTTTATGAGGCTTTAATAGGAGTTCAAATTGCGTATATCTTGTCAACTCTTTTAAGTGGCTAGTAAAAACAGTTGACTGCAATAGTCGAGAGATTCTTAATTAATATTGTGAACTAAGCACAGAAGCTTGAGGAATTCCGAAAAAAATAGGTGGCTTTTGATATATCTTCACGAATTCCCATTGAATGACACCATgtgaatatatcttttttttaacacTATCAACAATGTGTTCTTTGTTTGGTAAGGACACTGACAAACGCTATACAtcaattatatatgtttttgattGATATAGATGGAAGTCTGGATGAGGATAAATAACTTTGTAGATGAAGAGCTGTTTGACTCGTTACAAATTTCTTGATCAACTCGATTTCAAAAGTTACCGATTGAGTAACACGAGGTTTAAGGGAATTTGACAGAGAAATATGAATGGGAAGGATTGGTTGGCAGATTGATTACTTATATTTCATGTTTACACGATTCATCCATTTGCTCATCTTACTTTCGTGAGGGTTCTATCAATGTTTTTGTTTCTGCTCAACAGCACCATTTCACATTTACTGTTCCGAATCTTTCCGGTAATTTAATATTTGGATgctattctttccttttattcagaGTTTCCTTTAATGTCTTTTCCGTTTTTTAAGGTTTCAGCATTTTCAAATCCTTGTTTATAAGCGTTATATTCTAACTTTCTGGTGTTAGCTTGCGTTTATGGTTGATGCTTCTTGTTTATTACAAATGTTGTACAATCATTCGTTATATATGGAGTGTTGAGATGTAAATCTTATGTTTAGTGTCATTTAGCTAGTCAGTATATTTATCGTTTCGTTTCAGTTCCATTTTTGACATTAgcatttatatttcttctttggcACAAATTACCAACAGTACATGTTTTAATTGCTCATTTACTTTCGGAATCATTGGCTATAGCATGTTTTACTTTTTAGTTCGTAGTTTGTTTTGCTATTTCTAGTCATTCCATATTTTGTAAGACAGGTTCGTTTGATTGTTGCTGAAgggtacaaaaaaagaagaaaagtcattgtttatcttttattgtaaAAGATTTGATAGAGCTGACAGGAAAACAAAGATATTAATGAAGGTTGTGCAGGTTATGACCGGTGCTGATTTGTGGAGTACGTCTATGTAGATGAAGTATGCTGATGTATGTAGATATGaagatcatggtgataataagtgCAGGTTCCTACAGGGGATAATGCAGATAGAAGTCGCATCTGCAACGTGAAGTATTTGAAGAAATAAACTTGGGGATTCCGAAGTTGAGCTGGGCAGTGAATGTAGATTAAAATTATCCAACCCTGAGGCGATGGGACGGTCTTGTTACTAATGAAGGTCTGAAGCCGAAGGTCCACGTTGCATTACTCTTAAAATCCCAAAGCAGACTGCAACACGCTAGGGGGTCTCCTATATGGTATGTGCATGTAGACTGCAGAACACTGACCTTGCCAGCTTAAGCTGCCAAAGTGATCAATCAAGTGCTACAGCCTCATGCACAAGTTTCCACGTTTACGTAAAATTATCCAAAGAAAAAATACTTTGCCAATTATCTGACGAAGAATTTTGCCACAAATGGCTTTTCCAAAAACACGACCGTGTTCAATGTTTCAGTAttgaaattttctttctttagaaCACACTTGCATGTAGACTGCAAATAAAATACCATTAAAACTCTTTTCCAATAATCAAATCGTGTTCAAGTGTTCATCTTAGTGAAGATATTCAACGTTTAGCTGCGAAGATTGTTACGACGTTCCGGTGTTCACATTTtcttgaaatgaataaatatacgctTGCAATCAGTGATAACTGCAAGCCTACATCATTGTGGGTAAGCTAATCCCTCGTCACCTATCCTTTCCGTAAACTGTTTGCCTGCCGATGTGAAACATTAACTTTAGCGCCTCTTGACCCCTTCTGTTGAGTCTGCTATGTCTACTGGTGCTTCGTCTTGTCCCGTCCAAGGCCTACAGATGCTGCCGCTTGTAACCCCGATACATTCTACTGCCAAGGAAAGTGTCTGGCTCGCTCGACCCACAGCCACAACAATCAAGCCAAAAGGGGGAACCTGGAATTGGTGAATTTGGGTGAAAGTATATGATGAATGAAGACAGTTGAAATGTAAGTGAAAGTGTAAAATTACTGTAACCCTTAATttttgaggaaaaaaaatcagaaaaaaaaacaaaattgaatttAGCAAAAGTAGAGAAGACCCACATACTAATAGGTTTAGTAGGCTACATCTCGCTCTACTTTTCTTTGGGAAATACATATCAGAAAGTAACAGTACATACTTACCCTCTAAATAGGGAAGGATACATTAACCTTACCTTTACTGGAGATTTGTTGACAGCCATAATTCTTCCGGTCTCCGCAACCGGACTTACAGAATACGATCGAAGGCGCCGCTCCAGCCCCCTCGACGACGGCGACCAGCAACAATACACGATGTCAGGTGTAAACGGCAAGGACCCATAGCTCGGCAGTGTATTCTCCACACACGGCGACGACTGTTGATCCAGCATCCAAGATGTGATGGTCGTCAGTGGCCACCATAGCATTCTGGATGTGAACGATAACGGCCACCTCAGCACTGAAGTTGTACTGAACCACTGAGCTCAAGGGGTAATGAACGGCAACAGCAACCACACCTCTAATCAAGATGAGATGACCTTCATTGACCACAACGGCCACCGCAATATTTCTATAGGGTTGTAGTCTGCTACCACTACCATAACGGGAATCTACGACGACCGATAACTGCCTAACTGCTATAAAAACGACGGAGAATAGCAGCCTTTGAAGGAAACGGTAACTAAACtgattttctgtattttcttacaCTAGAGTGATTGCAGAGCTGGTGAAATTGCAGCCCTTATAAGGAAACGATGActaatttgattttcattttgtcTTGCAATAGATCACTTGCAGAGCTTGATGTAATAACAGTATTCTTCCAAGGGAATTTAAATCCATAGTCATTTTGTCCGTCTTCCTACTCGGAGCTATAAATAGCAAACATTTGAGCAACATTGTTAAATGAACAATATAATGAACAATATGCGCACTATCGTAGATTGGAAATTTTGCATTTGTGAAAGAACAAAGCGAAACTGACAATATTACCCTAGTAGACCACCATATACTTTCTCCACGCACTAATCCGGTAGACAGATTAAGGCTGAGCAGAACACCAAATTACCATAAGCATCATAAGAGTATTTTCTGGTAGCGGTAGTGTTGATTACAATGAAACGTTTTCCGACACGTCCGCCATATTTTGTCAAGCCGACACCTTCCATTGATCATTTTCGTGCTCTGACGATGTTCTCTCCTAAAAATTCTCTTACCGACGACTATCCACGTCCGTTTCTCGTCCCAACAACGACGGCAATTCACCTCTACTCCATTCCCAGCGACGACGAATATCAATGTCTACCAATTCCTTACTGACGACGTAGTGACCCGAGGTCCTCCTTTCACACCTCTCCCTCGCCGAAGACGACAACGGCGATGCAAGTCCCCATCTCTCTTACAGACAACGACCAAGGCGATGAAAGTCGTCCTGTCCTCTCTTCAACCCACGAGGACGATACagatcctcttttctctttctgatgACGGCAATCGCTATCTAAATTCTGTTTTCCGGATGATGCAAACGAGGATCAACGCCCCTCTCTTCCCGATGACGACTAAAATTCACGTCCTCTTCCCGACGACGACAAACCACGTCCTcttcccgacgacgacgacgacgacgaaccacgtcctcttcccgacgacgacgacgacgacgaaccacgtcctcttcccgacgacgacgacgacgaaccacgtcctcttcccgacgacgacgacgacgaaccacgtcctcttcccgacgacgacgacgacgaaccacgtcctcttcccgacgacgacgacgacgaaccacgtcctcttcccgacgacgacgacgacgaaccacgtcctcttcccgacgacgacgacgacgaaccacgtcctcttcccgacgacgaaccacgtcctcttcccgacgacgacgacgacgaaccacgtcctcttcccgacgacgacgaaccacgtcctcttcccgacgacgacgacgacgaaccacgtcctcttcccgacgacgacgacgaaccacgtcctcttcccgacgacgacgacgaaccacgtcctcttcccgacgacgacgacgacgaaccacgtcctcttcccgacgacgacgacgacgaaccacgtcctcttcccgacgacgacgacgacgaaccacgtcctcttcccgacgacgacgacgacgaaccacgtcctcttcccgacgacgacgacgaaccacgtcctcttcccgacgacgacgaaccacgtcctcttcccgacgacgacgacgaaccacgtcctcttcccgacgacgacgacgaaccacgtcctcttcccgacgacgacgacgaaccacgtcctcttcccgacgacgacgaaccacgtcctcttcccgacgacgacgacgaaccacgtcctcttcccgacgacgacgacgaaccacgtcctcttcccgacgacgacgacgaaccacgtcctcttcccgacgacgacgatccacgtcctcttcccgacgacgacgatccacgtcctcttctctcttcccgacgacgacgatccacgtcctcttctctcttcccgacgacgacgacgatccacgtcctcttctctcttcccgacgacgacgacgatccacgtcctcttctctcttcccgacgacgacgacgatccacgtcctcttctcttcccgacGACGACGATCAACGTCCTCTTCTCTCCCCGACGACGACGAAccacgtcctcttctctctccccgacGACAACGATGACGATCCACGTCCTCTTCCCGACGACGATCcacgtcctcttctcttctctcttccccacgaCGACGATCCACGTCCTATTCTCTTCCCGACGGCGACGACGACAAACCACGTCCTCTTCCCAACGGCGACGATGACAAAccacgtcctcttctctcttcccgacGGCGACGATGACAAAccacgtcctcttctctcttcccgacgacgacgacgacgacgatccacgtcctcttctctcttcccgacgacgacgacgatccacgtcctctgctctcttcccgacgacgacgacgacgatccacgtcctcttctctcttcccgacgacgacgacgacgatccacgtcctcttctctcttcccgacgacgacgacgacccacgtcctcttctctcttcccggcgacgacgacgacgatccacgtcctcttctctcttcccgacgacgacgatccacgtcctcttctcttcccgacGACAACCTACGTCCTCTCTTCCCGACGACGACAATCCacgtcctcttctttcttcccgaCGACGACGGCCCACGTCCTCTTCTCACTTCCCGACGACGACGTTCCAcgtcctattctctcttcccgaCGACGACGATCCACGTCCTCTCTTCCCGACGACGACGAAGATTCACGTCATcttcccgacgacgacgacgatccaCGTCTAATCTCTTCTAGATAACGATGACAGATGATCCAcactctcttctccattcccgaAGACTACGACAGTAACGATCCACATCCTATGATCTCTTCCTAGCGACGACGACGATCCACGTCATCTCTCATCCCAGCGGCGACGACCACCCACATCTcttcccgacgacgacgacgatccacatcctcttttctcttcccggcgacgacgacgacgatccatgtcctcctctctcttcccggcgacgacgacgacgatccacgtcctcttctctcttcccggcgacgacgacgacgacgatcatCCACG is a genomic window of Penaeus vannamei isolate JL-2024 chromosome 14, ASM4276789v1, whole genome shotgun sequence containing:
- the LOC138864041 gene encoding mucin-2-like, with amino-acid sequence MKVVLSSLQPTRTIQILFSLSDDGNRYLNSVFRMMQTRINAPLFPMTTKIHVLFPTTTNHVLFPTTTTTTNHVLFPTTTTTTNHVLFPTTTTTNHVLFPTTTTTNHVLFPTTTTTNHVLFPTTTTTNHVLFPTTTTTNHVLFPTTTTTNHVLFPTTNHVLFPTTTTTNHVLFPTTTNHVLFPTTTTTNHVLFPTTTTNHVLFPTTTTNHVLFPTTTTTNHVLFPTTTTTNHVLFPTTTTTNHVLFPTTTTTNHVLFPTTTTNHVLFPTTTNHVLFPTTTTNHVLFPTTTTNHVLFPTTTTNHVLFPTTTNHVLFPTTTTNHVLFPTTTTNHVLFPTTTTNHVLFPTTTIHVLFPTTTIHVLFSLPDDDDPRPLLSSRRRRRSTSSSLFPTTTTIHVLFSLPDDDDDPRPLLFPTTTINVLFSPRRRRTTSSSLSPTTTMTIHVLFPTTIHVLFSSLFPTTTIHVLFSSRRRRRQTTSSSLFPTATMTNHVLFSLPDDDDDDDPRPLLSSRRRRRSTSSALFPTTTTTIHVLFSLPDDDDDDPRPLLSSRRRRRPTSSSLFPATTTTIHVLFSLPDDDDPRPLLFPTTTYVLSSRRRQSTSSSFFPTTTAHVLFSLPDDDVPRPILSSRRRRSTSSLPDDDEDSRHLPDDDDDPRLISSR
- the LOC113823669 gene encoding uncharacterized protein — its product is MLWWPLTTITSWMLDQQSSPCVENTLPSYGSLPFTPDIVYCCWSPSSRGLERRLRSYSVSPVAETGRIMAVNKSPVKVPPFGLIVVAVGRASQTLSLAVECIGVTSGSICRPWTGQDEAPVDIADSTEGVKRR